In the Terriglobia bacterium genome, TTCTGGTCGTTACGAACGCGTTTGCACCAGGCACAGATGGGGAGGAGCCCTTCGAGCTTGTGAACCGAGAGCAGCGCTTCCTGAAGCTCGGCGACGCGTTCCGTCAGGGATTGTTGCAGTTGCAGCACGCGCCGTCCGACGGCAACACGGGCACGCAGTTCCTCGGCATCAAAGGGCTTGGCAATGTAGTCATCCGCACCCGCGTCGAATCCTGACAGGACATCCGCTGAACTCTTGCGCGTAGCAGTCACCAGCAGGAGGTACATCGGCGTATCCGGCAATTGGCGGGCTTTGCGGCAAATTTCGTTGCCATGCATCCCCGGCATCTGCCAGTCCAGCACCGCCAGCCGCGGGCCATCTATCTGGCAGAGAATCTTCCATGCTTGCTTGCCGTCGCGCGCCGAAACCACCTCGTATTCGGTGGCCAGCAGCCGTTCCAGCAGATGGAGGACGAGCGGATCATCCTCAGCGACTAAGACTTTCATGTGGCACCTTGCAGAATTCCTCAAGCGCTTGTCGGAGACAAGCAAGCTCGCGTTCTACTTCATCGACGGCTTGGCGCATGGGCTCGAAGTCCGGGTGGGCGACGTGCTCCTCGAGCTTGACCAGCGCGGAAAAGGACTGTCGCGCACCGAAACATCCGACTTCGCCTTTCAGGCGATGTGCGATTCGCCCCAGCATGCCGGCATCACGCCCGGCCAAGGCCCGGCGCAATTCCGACACTGCTTGGGGATACTGATTAAGAAACATTTCCGCGATCTCGCGCAGGAGCTGCTCGTCCCCTCCGGCGCGGGACAACGCCTGACGGTGGTCCCAGACCGGGGTGGGATGGGGCGGCTGTGCGCGCACCCCGTCCAGCACCTGCTGGATTTTGCTGAATTCCACCGGTTTGGAAATGTATCCATCCATACCCGAGGCCAGGCACCGCTCCTTATCACCTTTGATGGCGTGGGCCGTCATGGCATAGATGGGCAGATGGGCGCCATGGACTTTCTCGCGCTCACGGATAGCGGTGGTGGCGGCGAAGCCGTCCATTTCCGGCATTTGGACATCCATTAACGCCAGATCAAAGCGGCCGGTGGCAGCCAGCGCCACCGCCTCCCGCCCGTTGCGCGCCAGTTCCGGAGCGTGCCCCTGTTTTTGCAGCACGCGGAGGATCAGCGCCTGGTTCACAGGATTGTCTTCGGCGACGAGAATGCGCAGGCCGCGCTGGTTCTCGCGCAGGGTGTGCCGCGTTACCAGCGGACGAACCGCCTCCGCGTTTTGGCCCAGCGCGGCGCTTTGGCCCAGCACCGCCAATAAGGCCCGCATCAGCTCGTGGCTGCCGATCGGCTTGACCAGGTAGGCGGCAATGCCGAGCTGGCGGCACCGCGCCGCATCGCCGCGCTGCCCGGAGGAGGTCAGCATCATGATGACCGCCCCCGCCATGCGCGGATCATGCTGCAGCCGCTCCGCCAGGGCGAAGCCATCCATGCCGGGCATGTGCGAGTCAATCAGGGCAACCCGGTAATGCTTTTCCTGTTGCAGAGAGGCTTCCACCTCCCGCAGCGCCGCTTCGCCGTCACCGACCGCACACGGCGCCATCCCCCAATCGCGGGTCGCGTGCACCAGAATCTCGCGATTGGTAGGGTTATCGTCCACCACCAGCACCGGGACTCCCACCAGGATCTCGGGTCCGGGAAGCAAAGGTTTTTGCGATGCCTCCTGAGGGACGGACATCGCAATGGTGAATTGAAAGCAGC is a window encoding:
- a CDS encoding response regulator transcription factor, with amino-acid sequence MKVLVAEDDPLVLHLLERLLATEYEVVSARDGKQAWKILCQIDGPRLAVLDWQMPGMHGNEICRKARQLPDTPMYLLLVTATRKSSADVLSGFDAGADDYIAKPFDAEELRARVAVGRRVLQLQQSLTERVAELQEALLSVHKLEGLLPICAWCKRVRNDQNYWEQLEQYLSEHMGANITHGICPECCAKWRAEGKLAPQH
- a CDS encoding response regulator, with product MSGPILNLAEVAARVSQDKDFSRRAAPAGGDELGLLVTTFNQMLTEIQSRDLELQRHREHLEEAVEERTRKLRQLNQDLLAAKETAEAASRVKSEFLANMSHEIRTPMNGILGMTELALDTRLTREQREYLLAVKSSGDALLRVLNDILDFSKVEAGKLDLELIEFSLQDCVGETVKALAMRAHDKGLELAYQLGSEVPQRVVGDPVRLRQILTNLVGNAIKFTVQGEVVLTLSAAPGGEGKTTLNFTIRDTGIGIPPEKQVGIFQPFVQADASTTRTYGGSGLGLAISAKLIALMGGQVAVESALGKGSCFQFTIAMSVPQEASQKPLLPGPEILVGVPVLVVDDNPTNREILVHATRDWGMAPCAVGDGEAALREVEASLQQEKHYRVALIDSHMPGMDGFALAERLQHDPRMAGAVIMMLTSSGQRGDAARCRQLGIAAYLVKPIGSHELMRALLAVLGQSAALGQNAEAVRPLVTRHTLRENQRGLRILVAEDNPVNQALILRVLQKQGHAPELARNGREAVALAATGRFDLALMDVQMPEMDGFAATTAIREREKVHGAHLPIYAMTAHAIKGDKERCLASGMDGYISKPVEFSKIQQVLDGVRAQPPHPTPVWDHRQALSRAGGDEQLLREIAEMFLNQYPQAVSELRRALAGRDAGMLGRIAHRLKGEVGCFGARQSFSALVKLEEHVAHPDFEPMRQAVDEVERELACLRQALEEFCKVPHESLSR